DNA from Syntrophorhabdales bacterium:
TCCCCGTGTGACGAAAATAGCAGAGTCGCGCTGACCTGTCAATTAAAGGATATAGTCCGAGTTTGTTGACATCACCGGAACTGACTTGTTATATACGACAATCAGAATGACGACATGTCTCACCTCGGAGGAATACGAATGACGCATCTTTTCGAATCGACGACAATCAATGGCATGACACTGGCCAACCGTTTCGTAAGATCAGCCACATGGGAGGGATTGGCAACGCCCGAAGGCTACACGACCGACGCACTCACCAGATTACTGCTCGATCTGGCGCAGGGAAAAGTAGGGCTTATCATTTCCAGCCACGCGTTCGTGAGTCGGGAGGGGTTGGCGGCGCCCGGCCAATTGGGCATCTATACCGACGATCATGTTGCTTCCCTCAAAACGATGGTGGATAAGGTGCACGCAGCGGGAGGCAGGATTGCTCTCCAGGTTTCGCACGGAGGAAGGTATGCCCTGAAGTTCAAGGACGCACTGCGCATCGGCCCCTCCATGATCGAGAGCAAAGGTGAGGTCCAGTGCCGGGAAATGACACAGGACGAAATAGGAGAAATGGTAAATAATTTCGCGCTCGCTGCGCGACGTGCCAATTCAGCGGGATTCGACGCTGTGCAGATCCACGCGGCCCACGGTTATCTGGTGAGCGAGTTTCTCTCTCCCTACTTCAATAAGAGGACAGATTCTTATGGAGGCGCCGTGGCTAACAGAGCGAGGTTTCTGCTCGACATCGTGCATGCCATGCGACGCGAGGTGGGAGCGCGTTTTCCACTCTTCGTCAAGATCAACGCACAGGAATTTCTGGAGGGTGGCTACACGGTTGACGACATGCTCGCCGTTGCTTCTCTTCTCGAAGGAGCAAGCGTGGACGCCATAGAGATGAGCGGCGGCCACCATGTCGACGGCATATTCGGAACATACTTCCCGGCGCGTCCGACCAAAACCGGCGCAAATGAGCGTCCTTACTATCTCGATGAGGCACGCCGCTATAAACACAATATTCGCATACCGCTTATGCTGGTGGGAGGCGTCCGCTCGCTGGAATGGGCGAAACGCATCCTGTCGGAAGGGTACGCGGATTACATTTCTCTGTGCAGGCCTTTTATACGGGAGCCAGGGCTCATCGGACGCTGGCAGTCAGGAGACGAGAGCCCATCCACGTGCATATCAGACAATGGCTGCTTCAAACCCGGCCTTGAGGGGAAAGGAATCTACTGCACGGTTGCGGCCAAAGAGCGCTAGCTTTTCTTTGTCGTCTTCGCTATAAACGGGGAGAACGCCTGTTTTACTTTTTTGCTCTTGCACTTCGGGCATCTGAAGCGCTCCCTCTCCTTGTCGTACTCGCGTATGCTCAGTATCAGGGAAAACGCGTTGCCGCACTTCTCGCAATTAAATTCGTACGTCGGCATAGCTACCTGCCTTCATGCTTATATTTGCCTTCATTCTAAAATGAAGCCGGCAGATTTGCAAATCAAATACGGATGGACGAATGATCAGGAGCTTATGATCAGGATAGTGCCTGCGATCAGCAGGCCATTACCGATCAAGACCCATCGACTGAAGCTCTCGTACTGGCGATTAAAGATGAAGGCAAAGAGCAGAATCCACAGTGGCTGCGTGCGCAGCATAAGGCTCACGACAATCACCGATCCGAAGCCGAAGGAAAGATAGCGCAGGAGTTGGGCAACGCTCGTGGTCAGGCCAACAAGGATAGCCATGGGCAAAGGCTTCACACCTTCGCCCCGAATCTCGCGCCTCTTATCAGCACGTATCACGAAGGAAGGGCTGATCGCCACTGATGCCGCGGCGTAGGCGATCAGCGTTCCCGCCACAGGGCTCCCTCCTGATTGAAGGCCGAATTTAATGAAAATGGAACTGCTCCCCCAGAACACGGCTGCTCCCGCCCCGTACAGAACACCGAAAAGCATGTTTCTCGCGGTGACTTCTTTGCCGTGAGAAACTGATTTGGTGGATGATTCCGCTGTGGTAGTCTCCTCCTTCAAAAGCATGAGAATAGGCCCCAGCAGGGTAAAGATGATGCCTAGGACTTCGAGCGGCGTCACGCTCTCTTTCAGTAGCAGCATAGCCAGAGCCACCGTGGCGATGGGACTTAAACTGGTCACGATATTGGAACGATTCGAGCCGAGAAGCTGCAGGGATCGATACGCCCACGTGCGTCCGAGGGCAAAGTGGATCACACCCGACAAAGCCCAGAAGAGATACGCTTTCCAGTGTAGCCCGCCTATGCCGTAGAGGTCACCTGTCAGGCCGGCTACCAGTATGAAAAACAGCAAACCACTGAAGATGGACATCGTGGCGACATAGTCAGAGCTTACCCTGAGCACTCCCCGCCTGGCTACAATCGAGTTGATGCCAAAGAAAACCGCGGAACTTAGTCCTAAGAGAATACCAAGCACAGCGGCATTTTGACACATTCAGAATTAAAGTGGAAGAGGATAGTCGACATTACGTGCTCAACTGAGACTCAACCCAACGGTTAATCTCTCCTTCCAGGAGAGCCAGCGGAAGCGGACCCTTGTCGAGAAGCGCGTTGTGAAAGCGGCGCAGATCAAACCGGGAGCCCAACTGCCTTTGTGCTTTTGCCCGCAATTCCTTCATCTTCAACTCCCCTATTTTGTAGGCCAGTGCCTGGCCCGGCCAGACAATGTAGCGATCCACCTCAACGGCAATATCCTGTTCTGTCTTGGCCGTGTTCTCCTGCATATAATCGATGGCCTGTTGGCGCGTCCAGCCAAACTGGTGCAGACCCGTGTCCACCACCAGTCTGCACGCTCTCCACATCTCGTACGTCAGTTGGCCGAACCTGGAATATGGGTCTGAGTAGAACCCCATGCTGGAGCCGAGACTCTCGGCGTAAAGCGCCCAGCCTTCAATGTACGCGGTGTAGGATCCGTTGCGCCTGAAGTCGGGAAGATCGCGCAGTTCCTGAGCCCTTGCGATCTGCAGGTGATGTCCGGGCACTGCCTCGTGGAGAGTGAGCGCTTCCATTTCAAAGGTCGGGCGCATGTCGAGCTTGTACGTGTTAACCATGAAATACCCGGCCCGTGAACCATCGGCCGCCCCAGGATAGTACTGGGCTGTTGTCTGGCTCGGCGCCTCGTAGTCGGGAAAAACCCGCACCCCATACGGTGTTCGCGGCAACTCTGCGAAAAGCTTCGGCAGCTCCGCATCGGCCCGCTTTGCAATGTCCCGGTATGCCCTGACCAGATCATCTGCACTTGTGAAATAGAAGCGCGGATCAGTGCGAAGAAAAGAGCCGAAGTCCTGCAGAGAACCCTCGAATCCTGTCTCCCTGACAGCCGAATCCATCGCCAGCCGGATACGCCTTACCTCTTCGAGGCCTGTTTGATGGATGGCAGCGGGCGTAGCATCGCTGGTGGTATGTTCATAGACACAGTGCGCGTAATAGGCCTCGCCATCAGGAAGCGAGGAAGCAGCAACAGGACGGTCGCCGGCGGGGAGATACGTTCCGGTCACAAACTCCAGGAACTTCATGAGCGCAGGGAATACGCCATCACCGATAAGTTTGCGCGCAGCGGATCTCAGTTTTTCGCGCTCCGGCTCGGGTACGCCTTCAGACATCCGCGTAAGCGGCGCGTATAAAGCGCTCTGCTCGACATCTGTCACAAGCTGACCGCGGATCTGGTCGGGCACACCTCGGAGCGGCTCGCCCGGCTGTACCCATCCGAGCCGGATACCCTCATGGAGGAGTCCTATTGCCTGGTCGAGATACAGAGGGAATGCAGCAAGCCGCGCAAGGTACTTTCCATAATCATCCCCCGTCATGAAAGGCGTTACTGATACCAGCTGCGGGAACATTAGCTGCGGCCCCCAGATCTGGTTGAGGATCATGACCGGAGGAAAGCGATGGGCCCGAACCGCGAGTTCCAGCTCCCAGAGAAGAAGGCTATGCGATAGCCTGTCCTCGATCGACAGGGCTGTTGTATCAACGCCGCGGACGCGCTCAAGCAGGCCGCGTTCATCTGCCTTGCGCCGCTCGACAGCATCGAGAGAAAGATCAGTGAGCCGGTCGTTGTATCTGTTGTCCCCGGTCCACGTGGAGAGTTCGGGAAATTCCCTGAGCTGGCGTTCCCAGTACTCGCGCTGCAGCGCGTCGAACTCAACAGCTGCCTTGTTCTGCCCCTGTCCGTGGTCCACGACATTCCTCCTTTTTTGTCATCCTTTGCTTGACGGTTAAACGTCCGAACTGATTGTAACATGCATAACCCTAATATAGGACAGCAGCTTGACTTGGTGAAGCGATTCGGGTAGATTCAACGTCTGCGCCTATGGCTCTGCGACTATAGTATCAGGGGAGGTAACAATGAGTGTTTCAAGAAGAGACGTGATAAAAGGCGGGGGAGCAATGCTGCTCGGTCTCATGGGAGCTGGCTCTGTAGTAAAACCGGGTAAGCTTTTTGGTGCGGGCGATGCGCAGGAGAAGTCCTCCCTTGAACTACCGTGGCCCTACAAGAGGTTGAACCCTGAAGCAGCCGCTGAAGCCGGCTACTACGGCTACTATGCGGGCGCCTGTTGTTACGGAGCCTTCGACAGCATCATCGGCGAGCTTCGCAAGGAGGTAGGTCACCCCTACACCGTGATCCCGACTGCAATGATGGTGTACGGCGAGGGAGGAGTGGCAAGCGAGGGGGCGCTCTGCGGCGCGCTGAACGGTGCCGCTGCGGCAATATTTCTCGTAACCGGCGGACTGGACAAGAAGTCAAGAGAGCCTGCGTTTGCACTTATA
Protein-coding regions in this window:
- a CDS encoding DMT family transporter — translated: MLGILLGLSSAVFFGINSIVARRGVLRVSSDYVATMSIFSGLLFFILVAGLTGDLYGIGGLHWKAYLFWALSGVIHFALGRTWAYRSLQLLGSNRSNIVTSLSPIATVALAMLLLKESVTPLEVLGIIFTLLGPILMLLKEETTTAESSTKSVSHGKEVTARNMLFGVLYGAGAAVFWGSSSIFIKFGLQSGGSPVAGTLIAYAAASVAISPSFVIRADKRREIRGEGVKPLPMAILVGLTTSVAQLLRYLSFGFGSVIVVSLMLRTQPLWILLFAFIFNRQYESFSRWVLIGNGLLIAGTILIISS
- a CDS encoding DUF885 domain-containing protein → MDHGQGQNKAAVEFDALQREYWERQLREFPELSTWTGDNRYNDRLTDLSLDAVERRKADERGLLERVRGVDTTALSIEDRLSHSLLLWELELAVRAHRFPPVMILNQIWGPQLMFPQLVSVTPFMTGDDYGKYLARLAAFPLYLDQAIGLLHEGIRLGWVQPGEPLRGVPDQIRGQLVTDVEQSALYAPLTRMSEGVPEPEREKLRSAARKLIGDGVFPALMKFLEFVTGTYLPAGDRPVAASSLPDGEAYYAHCVYEHTTSDATPAAIHQTGLEEVRRIRLAMDSAVRETGFEGSLQDFGSFLRTDPRFYFTSADDLVRAYRDIAKRADAELPKLFAELPRTPYGVRVFPDYEAPSQTTAQYYPGAADGSRAGYFMVNTYKLDMRPTFEMEALTLHEAVPGHHLQIARAQELRDLPDFRRNGSYTAYIEGWALYAESLGSSMGFYSDPYSRFGQLTYEMWRACRLVVDTGLHQFGWTRQQAIDYMQENTAKTEQDIAVEVDRYIVWPGQALAYKIGELKMKELRAKAQRQLGSRFDLRRFHNALLDKGPLPLALLEGEINRWVESQLST
- a CDS encoding C-GCAxxG-C-C family protein produces the protein MSVSRRDVIKGGGAMLLGLMGAGSVVKPGKLFGAGDAQEKSSLELPWPYKRLNPEAAAEAGYYGYYAGACCYGAFDSIIGELRKEVGHPYTVIPTAMMVYGEGGVASEGALCGALNGAAAAIFLVTGGLDKKSREPAFALIQELYKWYEQEGLPDYRPKKPKFDIVKSVSRSTLCHVSVSRWCKTSKFKAFSNQRSERCGWLTASVAKRTVELLNSYAEKTFKPAHAIAAEAQSCRQCHDQGGAIENTRGMMDCGGCHFTPRSKHPKI
- a CDS encoding FmdB family zinc ribbon protein, with product MPTYEFNCEKCGNAFSLILSIREYDKERERFRCPKCKSKKVKQAFSPFIAKTTKKS
- a CDS encoding NADH:flavin oxidoreductase; the encoded protein is MTHLFESTTINGMTLANRFVRSATWEGLATPEGYTTDALTRLLLDLAQGKVGLIISSHAFVSREGLAAPGQLGIYTDDHVASLKTMVDKVHAAGGRIALQVSHGGRYALKFKDALRIGPSMIESKGEVQCREMTQDEIGEMVNNFALAARRANSAGFDAVQIHAAHGYLVSEFLSPYFNKRTDSYGGAVANRARFLLDIVHAMRREVGARFPLFVKINAQEFLEGGYTVDDMLAVASLLEGASVDAIEMSGGHHVDGIFGTYFPARPTKTGANERPYYLDEARRYKHNIRIPLMLVGGVRSLEWAKRILSEGYADYISLCRPFIREPGLIGRWQSGDESPSTCISDNGCFKPGLEGKGIYCTVAAKER